One window from the genome of Penaeus monodon isolate SGIC_2016 chromosome 2, NSTDA_Pmon_1, whole genome shotgun sequence encodes:
- the LOC119579722 gene encoding eukaryotic translation initiation factor 5A-like, with translation MSEELQADFESGDSGVSNVFPAQCSSLRKNGHFVIKGRACKIVEISTSKTAKHGHTKVHLIGINLFTGKKYEDICPSTRNMDVPVVKSVHYQPTDISDDDYRSHMRIRLNWVTVLAAMEEEMVVATKPYMK, from the coding sequence ATGTCAGAGGAGCTGCAAGCTGATTTTGAGAGTGGTGATtctggtgtctccaatgtgttccCCGCACAGTGCTCTTCCCTTCGTAAGAATGGACACTTCGTGATCAAGGGCCGTGCCTGCAAGATTGTAGAAATATCAACTTCAAAAACTGCCAAACACGGTCACACTAAGGTACATCTGATCGGTATTAACCTTTTTACCGGTAAGAAATATGAAGATATCTGTCCTTCAACCCGCAACATGGACGTGCCAGTGGTCAAGAGTGTACACTACCAGCCTACTGACATATCTGACGACGACTACCGTAGTCATATGAGGATACGGTTGAACTGGGTGACAGTCCTGGCTGCTATGGAAGAGGAAATGGTAGTTGCTACCAAGCCATATATGAAGTAA